ATGCGCCAGCAAGCGCCGGACCTTGACCAGCGCGCCCGCGCCGTACTCGATCAACTGCGCGGACTGCCCCATGCGGGCGGCGAACTCCGGCGCGTGCTGGTCGAGCAAGGCGAGTTCGGTGCGGGTGGGGTAGTACTCCGGCAGCTCGCAAATGCGCTCGAAGAGCGAAGAGCCCTGGGCGTCGTAGAAATACTTCGGAGAGATGCTGTGGTCGGGGCCAGCCAGCGCGGCGTGAAGGTCTTCAGCGAAACTGCTCATGCGTGGATCTCCGCGCGTGAACGCGCATCGCGGGCCAATCGCAGCCCGGTGAACTGCCAGCGCGCGGCTGGCGGGAAGAAGTTGCGGTAGGTCGATCGGGTATGCCCCGGCGGGGTGGCCAGGCTGCCGCCGCGCAGCACCAGTTGGCCGACCATGAACTTGCCGTTGTATTCCGCGGCTGCGCCTTCCAGCGGGCGGAAGCCCGGGTAGGGGTGGTAGGCGGAGCGCGTCCACTGCCAGGCCTGGTCGAACAGTTGCGACATGCCCGGCAGGGCGCTGGCGGCCTCCCATTCGAATTCGCTGGGCAGTCGTGCACCGGCCCACTCGGCATAGGCGGCCGCTTCATAGAAGCTGAGCTGCATCACCGGGGCGTGGTCGTCCAGCGGATGGACGCCGTTCAGGCCGAACACGGACCAGGCGACCTGCGATGCCGGGGCGTCCTGTTCGTTCTCGCTCTCGCTCGCTTTCTCGTCCTCGATCCAGTAGAGCGGCGCGCGCCAGCCTTGCGACTTCACCGTCGCCCAGCCGTCGGACAACCACCAGCGCGGGTCGCGGTAACCGCCGTCCTCGATGAAGCGACGGTATTCGCCACAGGTCACCAGGCGGCTCGACATCTCGAAAGGTTCCAGCCAGACACGGTGTC
The Roseateles amylovorans genome window above contains:
- the egtB gene encoding ergothioneine biosynthesis protein EgtB; translated protein: MSDPDLPHQRREWSRRFDAVRRHTLALAETLSDEDQAAQSMPDASPAKWHQAHTSWFFEALLLRPHLAGYQPLDERYHYLFNSYYEGLGPRHPRPQRGLLTRPSLTEVRDYRSHVDRHLHQLIAQCAEPLWQAVVAPTLALGLQHEQQHQELLLTDALHLLSCHPWRPALIERQPTAISASTSSWLAHDGGLVEIGHADGDETGFAFDNEGPRHRVWLEPFEMSSRLVTCGEYRRFIEDGGYRDPRWWLSDGWATVKSQGWRAPLYWIEDEKASESENEQDAPASQVAWSVFGLNGVHPLDDHAPVMQLSFYEAAAYAEWAGARLPSEFEWEAASALPGMSQLFDQAWQWTRSAYHPYPGFRPLEGAAAEYNGKFMVGQLVLRGGSLATPPGHTRSTYRNFFPPAARWQFTGLRLARDARSRAEIHA